The following are encoded in a window of Caldicellulosiruptor danielii genomic DNA:
- the mraZ gene encoding division/cell wall cluster transcriptional repressor MraZ, with protein sequence MLIGEYKHVVDSKGRIILPSKFREELGERFILTKGLDNCLFGYSLKEWTVLEEKLKKLPLTSKEARTFLRFFFAGACECEVDKQGRILIPQNLREYAGIQKEVFIIGVMTRIEIWSEDNWLKEMTNENLSVDRIAQKMEELGI encoded by the coding sequence ATGTTAATAGGAGAATACAAACATGTGGTGGATAGCAAAGGTAGAATAATTCTTCCTTCCAAATTCAGAGAAGAGCTTGGTGAGAGGTTTATACTTACAAAAGGACTTGACAACTGTCTTTTTGGTTATTCTTTAAAAGAGTGGACTGTACTTGAGGAAAAGCTCAAGAAACTTCCACTTACAAGCAAAGAAGCGCGAACATTTTTAAGGTTTTTCTTTGCGGGGGCCTGTGAATGCGAGGTTGACAAACAAGGAAGAATCCTCATTCCGCAGAACCTCAGAGAATATGCAGGTATTCAAAAAGAGGTATTTATAATTGGTGTCATGACAAGAATTGAAATATGGAGCGAGGATAACTGGCTCAAGGAGATGACCAATGAAAACCTTTCGGTTGACAGAATAGCACAGAAAATGGAGGAGCTGGGCATATAA
- the yfmH gene encoding EF-P 5-aminopentanol modification-associated protein YfmH, whose translation MERIYDDILHEEIYVNSYTNGLKAFVIKKKNFSKVFAGYATKYGSVDNKFVHPKTNEVVEVPEGIAHFLEHKLFEEQEGNVFDRFAKFGAMANAFTSFKETVYYFISTQNFYENLEILLDFVQNPYFTDQNVEKEKGIIAQEIRMYQDNPNWRVYFNLLNALYVNHPVKIDIAGTLESIQRITKDDLYLCYNTFYHPSNMIIVVCGDVEPQKVFDMIERMEKTKEYQSLIERMYTEEPPGVNQKRIEVKLAISNPIFYIGFKDTLNDLPPYEMMMKDIHTQILSEIIFGKSTDFYESLYKEGLINQNFGFEYTCEPEYSFFMIGGESKDPDKVYERVLEHIEDIKRRGIDKEEFERAKKVVLGSHLRKFDNPEKLSVEFIYSYFKGVNIFEYVKEISSVSFEMCEKRLKEFFNESTSCISIVWPAD comes from the coding sequence ATGGAGAGAATATATGACGATATTTTACACGAAGAGATTTATGTGAATTCGTATACAAATGGGCTCAAAGCATTTGTCATAAAGAAAAAGAACTTTAGCAAAGTGTTTGCGGGTTATGCCACAAAGTATGGGTCTGTTGACAACAAGTTTGTTCACCCCAAGACAAATGAAGTAGTCGAGGTACCAGAAGGAATAGCACATTTTTTAGAACATAAATTATTTGAAGAGCAAGAGGGAAATGTATTTGACAGGTTTGCAAAGTTTGGTGCAATGGCAAATGCCTTTACCTCATTTAAAGAGACAGTTTACTATTTCATTTCAACCCAAAACTTTTACGAAAATCTTGAAATACTTTTAGATTTTGTACAAAATCCATATTTTACAGACCAGAATGTAGAAAAAGAAAAGGGAATAATTGCCCAAGAGATAAGAATGTATCAAGACAATCCTAATTGGAGAGTTTATTTTAATCTCTTGAATGCTTTATATGTTAATCATCCTGTTAAGATTGATATAGCAGGTACACTTGAAAGTATACAAAGAATAACAAAAGATGACCTCTATCTTTGCTATAACACATTTTACCATCCAAGCAATATGATAATTGTTGTGTGTGGTGATGTTGAGCCGCAAAAGGTGTTTGACATGATTGAGAGAATGGAAAAGACAAAAGAATATCAGAGCTTAATCGAAAGAATGTATACTGAAGAGCCGCCAGGAGTAAATCAGAAGCGAATAGAAGTAAAACTTGCAATTTCAAACCCAATTTTTTATATAGGCTTTAAAGATACTCTTAATGACCTTCCGCCATATGAGATGATGATGAAAGATATCCACACACAAATTCTATCTGAGATAATCTTTGGGAAGTCCACAGATTTTTATGAAAGTCTTTACAAAGAAGGACTAATCAATCAAAATTTTGGGTTTGAATACACTTGTGAACCTGAATATTCATTTTTCATGATAGGCGGAGAGAGCAAGGACCCAGATAAGGTTTATGAAAGAGTACTTGAACACATAGAAGATATTAAGAGAAGAGGTATTGACAAAGAAGAGTTTGAGAGGGCAAAAAAGGTTGTGCTGGGGAGCCATCTCAGAAAATTTGACAATCCTGAAAAACTCTCTGTTGAGTTTATATACAGCTATTTCAAAGGAGTCAATATTTTTGAGTACGTCAAAGAAATATCTTCTGTGTCATTTGAGATGTGTGAAAAAAGGCTAAAAGAATTTTTTAATGAAAGTACTAGCTGTATATCAATTGTATGGCCGGCAGATTGA
- a CDS encoding UDP-N-acetylmuramoyl-L-alanyl-D-glutamate--2,6-diaminopimelate ligase, whose translation MQNREGEGFLKIKDLIKKIDILETNVKDFDKDIADIAYNSKNAKEGCAFVCIKGFKADGHEYIDEAIQNGACLVVVDEFYDTSKIEGKIDYIKTSNTRKALAVMSANFFGHPSKDFLLIGVTGTNGKTSTTFMIKSILEAYGQKVGLIGTIKNMIGSSEIEAQHTTPESYDLQKLFWQMKSEGVDSVVMEVSSHSLELFRVYDCDFDVGVFTNLTQDHLDFHGTMENYFAAKLKLFGMSKKRVVNADDSWGKRIIEMYPDCVTYAKDSDACVFARNIKLFVNKNQFELWYNGQKKEILLNIPGLFSIYNSLAAAACCIALGVELDTIKRGLEDLKAVPGRFEIVESNEKFTIVIDYAHTPDGLLNLMKTVDEVANGRKVLLFGCGGDRDRTKRPIMGEIAGKMADFVIVTSDNPRTEDPLKIIADILEGIQKTKVEYVVIPDRFEAIKYAIKNARENDFIVLAGKGHETYQILKDRTIPFDERRIVKDIIKELRE comes from the coding sequence ATGCAGAATAGAGAGGGTGAAGGTTTCTTGAAAATAAAGGATTTGATTAAGAAAATTGATATTTTGGAAACAAATGTTAAAGATTTTGACAAGGACATAGCTGATATTGCATACAATTCAAAGAATGCAAAAGAAGGCTGTGCTTTTGTATGTATAAAAGGTTTTAAGGCAGACGGTCATGAATATATCGATGAAGCAATCCAAAATGGTGCATGCTTGGTGGTTGTAGATGAGTTTTATGACACGTCTAAAATTGAGGGGAAGATTGATTATATAAAGACTTCAAATACACGTAAAGCCCTTGCTGTTATGTCTGCAAACTTTTTTGGTCATCCTTCAAAAGACTTTTTGCTTATTGGTGTGACGGGCACAAATGGCAAAACTTCAACAACATTTATGATAAAGTCCATCCTTGAAGCTTATGGGCAAAAAGTGGGGTTAATTGGCACAATCAAGAATATGATAGGCAGCAGTGAAATTGAGGCTCAGCATACAACGCCTGAGTCTTATGACCTGCAAAAGCTCTTTTGGCAGATGAAAAGTGAGGGTGTTGACAGTGTTGTGATGGAGGTTTCTTCACACTCTCTTGAGCTTTTTAGGGTATATGACTGTGATTTTGACGTTGGAGTTTTTACAAACCTTACACAGGACCATTTAGACTTTCATGGAACGATGGAGAATTATTTTGCTGCTAAGTTGAAACTTTTCGGTATGAGCAAAAAAAGGGTTGTAAATGCCGACGATAGCTGGGGAAAAAGGATTATTGAGATGTATCCTGACTGTGTAACATATGCCAAGGACAGCGATGCGTGCGTTTTCGCACGGAATATTAAACTTTTTGTTAACAAAAATCAATTCGAGCTTTGGTACAATGGCCAAAAAAAAGAGATATTACTTAACATCCCGGGACTTTTTTCAATTTACAACAGCTTAGCGGCTGCAGCATGTTGTATTGCGCTTGGTGTTGAACTTGATACAATAAAAAGAGGACTTGAAGATTTAAAAGCTGTGCCAGGCAGATTTGAGATAGTTGAGTCAAATGAAAAGTTTACAATTGTGATTGACTATGCACACACACCAGATGGGCTTTTAAATCTTATGAAGACAGTAGATGAGGTTGCAAATGGCAGAAAAGTACTGCTTTTTGGATGTGGGGGGGACAGAGACAGGACAAAAAGGCCAATTATGGGCGAGATTGCTGGCAAGATGGCAGACTTTGTGATTGTTACATCTGACAATCCGCGAACAGAAGACCCGCTCAAGATAATTGCTGATATTCTGGAAGGGATACAAAAGACAAAAGTTGAATACGTGGTCATACCCGACAGGTTTGAGGCTATAAAATATGCCATAAAGAACGCAAGAGAAAATGATTTTATTGTTCTTGCCGGGAAAGGGCATGAAACTTACCAGATTTTAAAAGATAGAACTATACCGTTTGATGAGAGAAGAATAGTTAAAGATATCATAAAGGAGCTAAGGGAATGA
- the rsmH gene encoding 16S rRNA (cytosine(1402)-N(4))-methyltransferase RsmH codes for MYEHIPVLLEESVTFLITNPDGIYVDATFGLGGHSKRILEKLSSKGFLIAIDRDLEAIELGKRRLEGYKNIKVVHSSFSKVDEVLKSLGIEKIDGILFDFGVSSLQLDKQERGFSYNKEAFLDMRMDTTSKLTAYDVVNFYSQEDLERIIREYGEERFARKIAKAIVEKRRKKPIETTTELSSLISSLVAKSKDGSHPAQRTFQAIRIEVNRELDEIKIALEKSLRFLKSGGRICAISFHSLEDRIVKEFFKIHSLECICPKDIPVCVCGKKKELNIITKKPITPSKEEIEKNKRSHSAKLRVAEKV; via the coding sequence ATGTATGAACATATACCAGTACTACTTGAAGAATCCGTAACTTTTTTGATTACAAATCCAGATGGAATTTATGTTGATGCTACTTTTGGTCTTGGTGGACATTCAAAAAGAATTCTTGAAAAGCTATCTAGTAAGGGTTTTCTTATTGCCATTGACAGGGACTTAGAAGCCATTGAGCTTGGCAAAAGAAGGTTAGAAGGGTACAAGAATATAAAAGTTGTGCACTCTTCGTTTTCAAAAGTGGATGAAGTACTTAAAAGTTTAGGGATTGAAAAGATAGATGGAATACTTTTCGACTTTGGAGTTTCCTCTTTGCAGCTTGACAAACAGGAGAGAGGTTTTTCATACAATAAAGAAGCATTTTTGGATATGAGGATGGATACAACATCAAAGCTTACAGCATATGATGTTGTCAATTTCTATTCCCAGGAAGATTTGGAGAGGATAATTAGAGAGTATGGTGAAGAGAGGTTTGCAAGAAAAATTGCAAAAGCTATTGTAGAAAAAAGAAGAAAAAAGCCTATTGAAACTACAACAGAGCTGAGCAGTTTAATTTCTTCTTTAGTAGCAAAATCAAAGGACGGGTCACACCCTGCACAGAGAACCTTCCAGGCCATCCGAATAGAAGTAAACAGAGAGCTTGATGAGATAAAGATTGCGCTTGAAAAGAGTTTGAGGTTTTTGAAATCTGGTGGGAGGATATGTGCAATTTCTTTTCACTCTCTTGAGGACAGAATAGTAAAAGAGTTTTTCAAAATTCACTCTCTTGAGTGCATTTGCCCGAAAGACATCCCTGTCTGCGTATGTGGCAAGAAAAAAGAACTTAACATCATTACAAAAAAGCCAATAACCCCTTCTAAAGAAGAAATTGAGAAAAACAAAAGAAGTCATAGCGCAAAGCTGAGAGTTGCCGAAAAGGTTTGA
- a CDS encoding Spo0E family sporulation regulatory protein-aspartic acid phosphatase — translation MITEKIMKLREKLDELINSNADYDSIYHVSTELDKLILDYYKERNEMVLKKLIKKEGNV, via the coding sequence ATGATAACAGAAAAGATAATGAAACTGAGAGAAAAGCTGGATGAACTGATTAACAGCAATGCTGACTATGACTCAATATATCATGTCAGTACGGAGCTGGACAAGCTCATTTTGGATTATTACAAAGAGAGAAACGAAATGGTGCTCAAAAAGCTAATCAAAAAGGAAGGGAATGTGTGA
- a CDS encoding cell division protein FtsL, with amino-acid sequence MPRTGSAIYSEEYWEGYNAEREEIEQEIARKNQIRKQISKQKKLEKVRFLRKVLFVCIFCSMSIIIMCGYVNITIERAKLAQLQNELKLQTDINKQLKLEIDGKLTLSEIEKIAQQKYLMTYPDFSQVVYVTVPTSEEKNQKVAKEEKSNYNNKVSLIINFIKKIF; translated from the coding sequence ATGCCAAGAACAGGTTCAGCAATTTACAGTGAGGAGTACTGGGAAGGTTATAATGCGGAAAGAGAAGAGATTGAACAGGAGATTGCCAGAAAAAATCAGATAAGAAAGCAAATTTCAAAACAAAAAAAGCTTGAGAAGGTGAGATTTTTAAGGAAAGTATTGTTTGTTTGTATATTTTGCAGTATGTCAATAATTATTATGTGTGGGTATGTAAATATTACAATTGAGAGAGCAAAACTTGCCCAGCTTCAGAATGAACTTAAATTGCAAACCGATATCAACAAGCAGTTAAAGCTTGAGATAGATGGCAAGCTTACTCTATCTGAGATAGAAAAGATTGCACAGCAGAAATATTTAATGACATATCCTGACTTTTCTCAGGTTGTTTATGTAACTGTTCCTACATCTGAAGAAAAGAATCAAAAAGTCGCAAAAGAAGAAAAATCGAATTATAATAATAAAGTGTCTTTGATAATAAACTTTATTAAGAAAATCTTTTAA
- a CDS encoding stage V sporulation protein D produces MKEASIKIKKRILFVMAVFFLSFVLLVGRLFYLQLIKGEELKKRAFSQWTRERLVAPKRGSIVDRNGKILAMSITAETVVASLNQIKDKEWTAKVLSGILNIDYQEILKKLNTKGVSDIYIARNIDREKADRIRKYALPGIYLTGGTKRVYPNGNFLAQVLGFTGIDDQGLSGLELYYDKYLRGKPGAISAQTDASGRAAPFSEEFFKKPVDGYDLMLTIDETIQHFAEKYAQKALYDNKAKSVTIIVEKVKTGEILAMTSKPDFDPNKPFELIYKDRFPDFDKLSQAEKNKIIQSMWRNRALTDTYEPGSTFKIVTAAAGLEEGVVNENSQFYCRGYVKVANAILKCWRYYNPHGSENFVEGVQNSCNPVFIEVGQRLGKEKFYKYINLFGFGQKTGIDLPGEAKGIIQPLNKVGPVELATISFGQGISATPIQVISMINTVANDGVWVQPHVAKAIYDKDKKLVKSFDTPQKRRVLDQNVAQRLKIILQSVVTNGTGHNAYLLGYKVAGKTGTSQKYDKTSKRYIASFGGFAPADSPEVSVLVIIDEPDPSLYYGGLIAAPVARDLLNDILRYLDIQPQYTAEELKQIEFYKEYIVPNTIGMNVEDAKKEINNNKFNAKVIGNGNKVIDQVPKAGFMLKEGSTIILFTEEMSQTTAIVPNVVGLSFQDAQKKLSNSLLNIKVKGIKGKIIRQNPQPGTKVPIGSIVEVEIADKENAE; encoded by the coding sequence TTGAAGGAAGCGTCTATAAAGATAAAAAAGAGAATCCTTTTTGTAATGGCAGTATTTTTTTTAAGCTTTGTATTGCTGGTAGGACGACTTTTTTATCTTCAGCTAATAAAAGGCGAAGAGCTCAAGAAAAGAGCTTTTTCCCAATGGACACGGGAAAGGCTTGTTGCACCTAAAAGAGGAAGCATTGTGGACAGAAACGGAAAGATATTAGCAATGTCAATCACAGCTGAGACAGTTGTTGCGTCACTAAATCAGATTAAAGACAAAGAATGGACAGCTAAAGTGCTGTCTGGTATTTTAAACATAGACTATCAAGAAATTTTGAAAAAGCTGAATACCAAAGGAGTTTCGGACATTTACATAGCACGCAATATTGACAGAGAAAAAGCAGACAGAATAAGAAAATATGCTCTGCCGGGGATTTACTTAACGGGTGGGACAAAGAGGGTGTATCCAAATGGCAATTTTCTGGCTCAGGTTCTTGGTTTTACAGGAATTGACGACCAAGGACTTTCTGGGCTTGAACTTTATTATGACAAGTATCTTCGCGGAAAGCCTGGTGCCATTTCAGCCCAGACTGACGCAAGTGGCAGAGCTGCTCCATTTTCAGAAGAGTTTTTTAAAAAGCCAGTTGATGGATATGACTTAATGCTTACAATTGACGAGACAATACAACATTTTGCTGAAAAGTATGCACAAAAAGCGCTTTATGATAACAAAGCAAAAAGCGTGACCATTATTGTTGAAAAGGTCAAAACAGGTGAGATTTTAGCCATGACATCAAAACCTGATTTTGACCCGAATAAACCGTTTGAGCTTATATACAAGGATAGGTTTCCAGATTTTGATAAGCTTTCTCAAGCAGAGAAAAACAAAATAATCCAGTCAATGTGGAGAAACAGAGCACTGACAGACACATATGAGCCTGGGTCAACATTTAAGATAGTCACCGCAGCTGCAGGACTTGAAGAAGGGGTTGTTAATGAGAATTCCCAGTTTTATTGCAGGGGATACGTTAAGGTTGCAAATGCAATATTAAAGTGCTGGAGATATTACAACCCGCACGGTAGCGAAAACTTTGTTGAAGGTGTCCAAAATTCATGTAACCCTGTGTTCATAGAAGTGGGACAGAGGCTGGGTAAAGAGAAATTCTATAAATATATAAATCTTTTTGGATTTGGTCAAAAAACAGGTATAGACCTTCCCGGTGAGGCAAAAGGTATTATTCAACCTCTAAATAAAGTAGGACCTGTTGAGCTTGCAACAATTTCTTTTGGACAGGGGATTTCAGCAACACCTATTCAGGTTATTAGCATGATAAATACAGTTGCAAACGACGGTGTGTGGGTCCAGCCTCATGTTGCAAAGGCTATATATGATAAAGATAAAAAACTTGTTAAATCTTTTGATACGCCACAAAAGAGAAGAGTTTTAGACCAGAATGTTGCGCAAAGGCTTAAAATAATACTTCAGTCTGTTGTTACAAACGGAACAGGGCACAATGCCTATCTTTTGGGCTATAAAGTTGCAGGGAAAACAGGGACTTCACAAAAGTATGATAAAACTTCTAAAAGGTATATAGCATCATTTGGAGGGTTTGCGCCGGCAGACAGTCCCGAGGTGTCGGTGCTTGTCATTATAGATGAGCCTGACCCTTCACTTTATTATGGAGGTCTTATAGCCGCACCTGTTGCAAGAGATTTATTAAATGATATACTAAGATATTTGGATATCCAGCCACAGTATACAGCTGAAGAGCTAAAACAGATTGAGTTTTATAAAGAGTATATAGTACCAAATACAATCGGGATGAATGTTGAAGACGCAAAGAAAGAAATAAACAATAACAAGTTCAATGCAAAGGTTATAGGTAATGGCAACAAGGTGATTGACCAGGTCCCAAAAGCTGGGTTTATGTTGAAAGAAGGCTCAACAATAATATTGTTCACGGAAGAGATGTCACAAACAACTGCCATTGTTCCGAATGTAGTGGGCTTGAGTTTCCAGGATGCACAAAAGAAGCTTTCAAATAGTCTACTCAACATAAAAGTGAAAGGAATAAAAGGAAAAATTATAAGACAAAATCCACAACCAGGCACAAAAGTTCCAATAGGTTCAATTGTTGAGGTTGAAATTGCCGACAAAGAAAATGCAGAATAG
- the lgt gene encoding prolipoprotein diacylglyceryl transferase — protein sequence MIDDSIVFPGLGLRFNFSPVAFEIFGLEVRWYGIIIAIGFLCGFLASTYFAKKEDVNPEVLLDIAIIATPVAIIFARAYYVIFNFNEFKDNILSIFAIRQGGIAIYGAVIGALLSTYIYCRIKNINFFKICDVSVHGLILGQAIGRWGNFANREAYGYETNLPWRMQIYSSEAGRRIEVHPTFLYESLWNFFVFLLLIFLRKYKKKEGDILGFYLIFYSIGRFFIEGLRTDSLMIGNFRVSQSVAVLCIVAGSAIVVGNRRSFFDKI from the coding sequence ATGATAGATGATAGCATAGTCTTTCCAGGTCTTGGCTTGAGGTTTAACTTTAGTCCAGTTGCATTTGAGATTTTTGGGCTTGAGGTTAGATGGTACGGGATTATAATTGCAATTGGTTTTTTATGTGGTTTTCTTGCAAGCACATATTTTGCTAAAAAAGAAGATGTAAACCCCGAGGTTTTGCTTGACATTGCAATAATTGCAACGCCTGTTGCAATAATCTTTGCGAGGGCTTATTATGTGATTTTTAATTTTAATGAGTTCAAAGACAATATTCTAAGTATTTTTGCCATTCGTCAGGGTGGAATTGCAATATATGGAGCAGTTATAGGAGCACTTTTGAGTACGTACATTTATTGCAGGATAAAAAATATAAATTTTTTCAAGATATGTGATGTCAGTGTTCATGGTCTAATATTAGGGCAGGCAATAGGAAGATGGGGTAACTTTGCAAACAGGGAAGCGTACGGCTATGAGACAAATCTTCCATGGCGTATGCAGATTTATAGCAGTGAGGCGGGAAGAAGGATAGAGGTTCATCCAACATTTTTGTATGAATCTCTATGGAATTTTTTTGTCTTCTTGCTTTTGATATTTTTAAGAAAGTACAAAAAGAAAGAGGGGGATATTTTAGGGTTTTATTTAATATTTTATTCAATAGGCAGGTTCTTTATAGAAGGTTTGAGGACAGACAGTTTAATGATAGGAAATTTTAGAGTCTCTCAGAGTGTTGCGGTCTTGTGCATTGTCGCGGGAAGTGCGATTGTGGTAGGAAACAGGAGGTCATTTTTCGACAAAATATAG